One Cicer arietinum cultivar CDC Frontier isolate Library 1 chromosome 8, Cicar.CDCFrontier_v2.0, whole genome shotgun sequence DNA segment encodes these proteins:
- the LOC101494650 gene encoding uncharacterized protein: protein MAENPFSDFSSNPSNPYYLHPNENPSLVLVTPLLDSKNYNSWARAMKVALISKNKLKFVDGTFLQSASTHVLHDPWVRCNNMVLSWLQRSISESIAQSILWIDNAHTVWKNLENRFSQGDIFKISDIQDDLTRLQQGNLDITNYFTKLTSLWEQIDSFRPIRDCVCAIQCTCGAATDLRKYKNQDRVIKFLKGLNEQFSNVRSQIMLLEPLPSLDKTFSLVLGQERQLSVQASSDSAPENQAMAMQIQNNHYNGGGRGNNNSNNRGKGRNNSGFGRGPYQNSNRIFL from the coding sequence ATGGCTGAAAACCCTTTCTCTGATTTTTCCTCAAATCCTTCAAATCCCTATTATCTACATCCCAATGAGAATCCATCTTTGGTTCTCGTTACCCCATTATTGGACAGCAAGAATTACAATTCATGGGCACGCGCAATGAAGGTCGCATTAATCTCCaagaacaaattaaaatttgtcgACGGCACCTTTCTTCAATCGGCTTCTACGCATGTTCTTCACGATCCATGGGTTCGCTGCAACAATATGGTGCTCTCTTGGTTGCAACGCTCGATTTCCGAGAGTATCGCTCAATCAATTCTTTGGATCGATAACGCACACACAGTTTGGAAAAATCTAGAAAATCGATTCTCTCAAGGtgacattttcaaaatttcagatATCCAAGATGATCTCACAAGACTTCAGCAAGGTAACCTCGACATTACCAACTATTTCACGAAATTAACCTCTTTATGGGAACAAATAGATTCATTTCGACCCATTCGCGATTGCGTTTGTGCTATTCAATGTACTTGTGGGGCAGCTACTGACCTTAGAAAATATAAGAATCAAGATCGGGTCATAAAATTTCTCAAAGGTTTGAATGAACAATTTTCCAATGTTCGTTCTCAAATCATGCTTCTTGAGCCCCTCCCTTCTTTGGATAAAACTTTTTCTTTAGTTCTTGGTCAAGAACGACAACTCAGTGTTCAAGCATCCTCTGATTCGGCCCCTGAAAATCAAGCTATGGCcatgcaaattcaaaataatcactataatGGAGGAGGAAGGGGCAACAATAATTCTAATAATCGAGGTAAAGGACGCAATAATTCTGGGTTTGGTCGTGGTCCATATCAGAATTCTAATCGAATTTTTCTTTAG